The following is a genomic window from Paenibacillus sp. FSL R5-0766.
GTAGTTGATTGCGCAACAAGGGCATATTGGCGTGAAGAGCATGCTGAATTTGCTGAAATGAACTGATGCGCTCCCATTCGCGCTCAATATTGGCGATAGCCTTTGTTACAGCTTGGATGAGCTCATCGGTATTTATCGGCTTCAGCAGATAATTAGCAGCCTGATACTGAATTGCTTTTTGGGCATATTCAAACTCATCGTGACCAGACAAAATAATGCATCTAATTTTACTGGAGAATCGTCGAATCTCCAAAATAAGCTCCAATCCATCCATCTCGGGCATACGAATATCGGTAATCATAATATCAACAGCGTATTTGGAAGCTATATCGAGAGCCTCCGCAGCCGAGTAAGCTCTATGCACTTCCTGGATGCCATAATCTTCCCAGGGAATTGTCAGCGCGAGACTATCAACAACCGATTTCTCGTCATCCACTATTAATAAACCGTACAAGCTAATTCCCCCTCTATAGACAAGCTGTTTCAACACTTATTGTATTGTATGATGGCCGAACTATCATTTCAATGGATGCCGCCTTGGCTGACCTCAAATCTTAAGAAAACGATACAGATGTTCAGATATACTTATGCGAATTAGCGCTGCAAGTGGCCAGCGAGGCATGAGAGATCTCTTTTCTTCAGATTGCGTTATATCACATTAAGAAAACGCTATTTCATGTCATTCAACCAGACAGTACTATTAAAAAGAGAACTAAACTCAAGCCCTATACTATTATGTGGGACCTTACATAGCCGTATTGCATGTCAAGGATACCTGCCGATAAATGAAGGAGTGTCTGGATGATGAATCGCGATATCAAGCAAATTGTGAAACAGTTAACCTTAAACGAAAAGGCAACACTCTGCTCAGGTAGCAGCTTTTGGACAACGCAGGCTGTAGAACGTTTGGATATTCCATCCATTATGATGACGGATGGTCCTCATGGATTACGCAAGCAAGCAGGTGATGCCGACCATTTGGGACTGAATGGAAGTGTTCCCTCCACTTGTTTTCCATCGGCGGTTGGGTTGGCCAGCTCCTGGAACCGGGATCTCGTTCAGCTTGTCGGAGAAACAATTGGTAAAGAGGCGCAAGCGGAGGATGTCGCCATTCTGCTCGGCCCAGGGGCGAACATCAAGCGTTCCCCGTTGTGCGGGCGCAACTTCGAATATTTCTCAGAGGACCCTTACCTGACGGGTGAACTGGCAGCATCTCATATTTCAGGTGTGCAAAGCCAGGGTGTGGGAACCTCACTTAAGCATTTTGCAGTGAACAATCAGGAGCATCGCCGAATGACGACCGATGCGGTGGTCGACGAGCGGACGTTAAGAGAAATATATCTGACCGGGTTTGAGAAGGCGGTCAAGCAAGCTCAGCCATGGACAGTGATGTCTTCTTACAATAGAGTGAATGGAACGTATGCGTCGGAGAATGAATATTTGCTGAATACCATTCTGAAGGAAGAATGGGGACATGAGGGCTTTGTTGTGACAGACTGGTCCGCAGTGAATGAGATCGCAGCCAGCATCGCTGCAGGACTTGGACTGGAGATGCCTTCTTCCAACGGAGAAGGTCCACGCAAAATTGTGGAAGCGGTGAATGGAGGCGAGTTGTCCGAAGAACAGCTTGATCAAGCCGTGGAGAGGTTGTTAGCTGTTATTTTCAAGGCGGCAGAAAATAAACGTCCAGAAGCAACCTTTGATTCTGAGCAGCATCATCAGATTGCCAGAGAGGTAGCAGGAGAAACAATGGTGTTGTTGAAAAACGAGGACGATATTCTTCCGCTGAGCAAGAATAGCCGCATCGCCGTTATCGGAGAGCTAGCTCAGAAGGTCAGATATCAGGGCGGCGGCAGTTCGCATATCCATCCTACTCAACTGGATAACCCTTATGAACAGATGGTTTTACTTGCTGAAGCGGATGCATCGGTGACTTATGCTGAGGGCTACAAGCTTGCTTCAGATGAAAGTGACCCGCTATTGATGAAGGAAGCCGTCGAGGCGGCCAAGGCAGCGGAAGTCGCTGTGCTGTTCATTGGTCTGCCTGACCGCTATGAATCGGAAGGATATGACCGGTCTCACATGGACATCCCCGCTAACCAATCGGCGCTAATCAAAGCCGTTGCCTCAGAGCAGCCTAACCTTGTTGTCGTATTAAGCAATGGATCACCGATTGTGATGCCATGGCTTGATGATGTGAAGGGAGTACTTGAGGCTTATCTGGGCGGTCAGGCAACTGGAGGAGCCATGGCGGATCTGTTGTTCGGAGAAACAAACCCAAGCGGTAAGCTGGCGGAAACGTTCCCGCAATCGGTGCATCATAACCCTTCGGCTCTGTTTTTCCCCGGGGACGGAGATCGTGTGGATTACCGTGAAGGCATATATGTTGGTTATCGTTACTATGATCGTAAGGGCATTGAACCGTTGTTCCCGTTTGGTTACGGATTGAGCTATACACAGTTTGAATATACCGGTCTGAATCTGAACGATACACAGTTCAAGGATACGGATCGGGTTACGGTAACTGTTACGATTCGAAACACAGGCACTCGTTACGGTCAAGAGGTTGTGCAATTGTATGTGCGGGATCAGCAAACCGTAGTAAGTCGTCCGGACAAGGAATTGAAGGGATTTGCCAAAATCGGACTGGAGCCGGACGCTGAGGGCAGCGTTTCCTTCACACTGGATAAACGCAGCTTTGCCTATTATAATGTTGATTTGAAGGACTGGCATGTAGAGAGCGGTTCCTATGATATTTTGATTGGCTCATCCTCTCGTTCCATTCTCCTGCAACAGACGGTCAACGTGGAGTCCACAACAACCGGGCCAGTACCTACCTTTGACCGTAATACAACGCTGGGTGAGCTGCTCGCCAATCCAAAAACGATGGCTGTCATGAGTCAATTACAGGGACTGGTTCCAGAGGGAACGGAAGAGGCACAATCCGATGCGATATCCTCCGAAATGATTCAGGCAACCATGAAATACATGCCGCTTCGTTCGTTGATTCCGTTTACGGGAGGGGCTTTCACGGAGGAAACTCTTTCCCAGTTGCTTGCTGGATTAAATGCGGCTGTTCGTCAGTAAAATCAAACTTCTGCTTCAACTATAAAACGCTCAAAAACGCCTATAAGTCATGACTTATAGGCGTTTTCCATCTAAGGATGTTATAAGATGTATTCAGGATGTACACATCATCGAGAGGGCTGCTCCATCTGATCTCACAGCGGTCCTCATAGCACAGCTATCAGTTATATCTTAAAATCGGAACCGCTATTCAGGACTTGAGATGATCCAAAAATATGTTCTTGAGGATATTAAATTGCTCGGCTTCGTCCACTTTTGTTTGGAAGGCTTCAATGCCATTGAGCATCGCTGTTTTTTTGGAGAAGTTGCCAAAGACATTAATCATCGTGTTAATCGTTTCAACCACATTAGCATCGTTACGAACAGATCCATCCTTTTGACCAAGCTCAGCCAGCTCTGCACAAAGCATAATAATCTGTTGGTAGTTAGAATGATACATCTCGATATCCTCCAACGGGGACTTGGACATTGCGACGTAACACTCAAAAGCTTCTATTAATTTGGAACTTCGCTGGCTTTCTACCTGCTGGAAAAAAACTAACGAGTCGAAAAGGCGGCCAAGCTTGTCGTAGCAGGTGCCTTCACCTCTGATAATATCGGAGAATACCAGAACCTCGGACTGAACAATATCTGAAGCTACAGCAACAATAAGCTGCTCTTTCCGCGGAAAGTAGCGAAAGATTGTGGCCACGCCAAGTACTGCCTCGTCCGCAATATCCTGCATGGTCGCTTGCTCGAAGCCTTTATTCAAAAAAGCAATTTTAGCTGCTTCAATTATAGCTGCTCGTCTTCTTGTTTTGAGGTCACTGCGCTCTTGTTGAAGCCTTTGACGGGGTTCTATTGTAAAAACCTCCTTGTTGGAATGAACTCAAACTATGCTATCAAACTAGACTCTTTTCTGTCAACGTAAGGATTCATTCTGCCAATTGGCGAGCGACCAGTTTAATCGGACACGCATGCCTCCAAGGGGACTCTGTTCAAACTGGATACCCGAATGGGTAGCGTCCTGAATGCGCAGACGCTCCGCAATATTCCAGAGTGCACATCCCATCGTGTCCACAGGCGGCTCGGATATTCTGGCCTTAAGTGCATTAATTTCTTCCTCCGTCATGCCTTTCCCGTCGTCGTCAACCACAATACAGAGCCCGTGTTCCGTGCGCTCAACGGTGATATGAATGGAACCGGAATCCCACTTGGCTTCTATGCCATGGATGATGCTGTTTTCCACCAAAGGCTGAATGAGTAGTTTGGGAATCGGGACAGATCTTAGCTCGTCCGGTAGCTCAATCAGATAAGAGAGACGGTCCATGCGTAAGCTCTGTATCTCAAGGTAATTGCGAACGATACCCAACTCTTTTTCCAAACAGGTCATCGGCTCGTCAAGGCGTGTGGTGTACCTGAAATATTCAGCCAAGTTCTGGGTCATGGCAGTAACCGCTTCCTCATTGCCCAATCTTGTCATATTATTAATGAAAAAGAGACAATTATATAAAAAGTGAGGATTAATCTGGGCTTGTAGCTGTTTCAGCACCGCTTCACGAGCTACGATTTTTTCCTTGTATACCTTTTCAATCAAATCCTCAATCTGTCCGGCCATGTCGTTGAATTGACCATATAAGTAATCAAATTCATTACCGCTCTGCCGCTGAATACGATAAGAGAAGTCGCCATGCTTCAAAAGACGAACACCTTTTAACAGAGCAAGTATGGGGATCTGTACCTTGCGGAAAAGAACAACAATAATCGTGACCCCCGCCATAAACAGCATGACACAGGCAGAGTAAAACCAGAATTGGGTCATTCGTATAGGCTGTAACGCTTTATCAAGAGGCATAAAATCAATTAAATACCAACCGAGCTGATGAGAGTACACATAATTGACAATGTACTGGGCTCCGTTAACCGAAACGGTTTCTGTACCGGAGGATGGTTGTAGATGACCGGTTAGCTCCTTCATGATGAGAGGGGTAATGGAATTAGCCTCTTTGCGAGTAATCAATTGCTCGTCCGGTTTATAGAATAACGTCTCATTCTCGCTCTGATGTGAGTTCTCAACTATATCCTCCAGATTGCTGCGCGGGAACTCCAACCGAATAATGATCTGTGGACTGACCTTGTATTTATAATATTTAGCTGTAGCTGCATCATAGTTCCAGCCTGATTTCAGTGAATCTACAGAGGGAGTCTTCATATCTAACTCCGAAGAAATGATCCATTGATTCAACAGAACCGAGTAGACCGATATTTTGTTATTCCATCCCTCGGACAAACTTTGCAAATTGACTCTCACAGCAACATTTTGAATCAACTGTACCTGCTCAAAGGAACTCATCACGTCAATGGATCGCAGCAGTGCAATAGAATTGTCCGTTTCCATGGAGATGGATAACATATTCAGCCGATTTATGCTCTGATCGAGTGAGTTAACGACAAACTGCACTCGATTGAGATTGTTGGTTTCAATATCCTTTTGAACGGTATCCAGACTGGATTGAACCGAGAAGGTATACATGACCAGGACGGCGACAAGCATAATCAGCGTGATGGCCACTATGTTCATAAAGGTCCTGTATTTCTTTTTCAACCCTTAACGCCTCCTGCCAACGATGTAAATTCACCTTATTGTAGGCTGGCATTGGATGAAATACAAGTGATTTGGAATGTAATATAGATGAAGGTTAAGAATGAATTATCTAATGTTGAAAAAGCGTTATTTCGACTGTATAACTGGCACGATATGATGAAGATGAATTAGATGAAGGAGTGCATTTCGCACATGAGTAGCAAAATATACCTGTCTCTTTCTGTTGCTTGTTTGATTCTGTTTACCGCCGCATGCAGTGGTAAAGCACAAGAGCCTATGCCTGTAAAAACAGGTGTGATCGTAACAACAGTCAAAATGAATGATCCAACCACCATCTACAAAAATGGCGAAACTGCTGCCGATAATGTACATATCCGTTGGGCCAGAGAAACGCTTGGCGTGGATATTCGGACCCAATGGAGTGCTCCTGTCGATGACTATGATATGAAGCTTCGATTAATGCTCTCTGCTGACAATACGTTACCTGACGTGTTCTCATCCAATGTCATGGACACAGTCAATGGATTTATGATCTCAGGCAAACTGTTGGACGCTGGACAAGCCTTTGATCGATATGCATCATCCACTTGGAAAGCGGCTATGGCTGAAGTGCCAGAAGCATGGAAGCCTTTTGAGATTGACGGGAAACGGATGGCGATTCCGATCATTACGGAGCAAGCCTCGCAGTCCGTACTTTGGATTCGCAAGGATTGGCTAGATTATCTGAACCTGAAGGCACCAAGCAATCTTGACGAACTGGAAAGTGTAATGAAGGCCTTTACCTATGATGATCCAGACGGTGATGGCGTACAGAATACCTACGGTATTGATTTTGCAATCAAGGACCAGTATCTGGCCTCGCCTATCGGAGACATATCCTGGGTATTTGGTGCGTATGGAGCGATTCCAAGTATATGGAGCAAGAATGTACAGGGCAATCTCGTGTACGGAAGTATCCAGCCTCAGATCAAAACCGCACTGGCAAAACTGCAAGACTGGAAGAAAAAAGGATATGTGAGCAATAACATAGCTCTGCAGGACTTCAATCAGGTCAATAAAAATATCTTTGATGGCAAAGTTGGCATGGTAGCTGGTCCACGCTGGTTTGGAGATTATCCGCTGCAACAACTTAATGAAAAGGATCCGAAGGCTGAGTTTGTGCCTTATCCGATTCCTGCAGGAATGGACGGAACCACAGCGAGATTCAAAGGAAACTCTTACAGCGGGGCTTTAATGATCAGCGCAAACATTTCTGAAGAAGCCTTGCAGGCTTTTTTTAAGTATCAGAACTATCTGTATGAGGCTACGGTGACGAATAATCCGTTGTATCTGAGTGCCTATCAGAATGGATATGATTATGTACTGAACCCGGATGGTTCGGTGGATAGTGACAGCCGCGATATTCCCGGGGGGAAAGTGATAACGTTCAAATATACCCTCATGGGACAATATGTGAGTTACCCTTCCCGATTCAGAGCAGCTCTTCTGAAAATGGGCAAGCGAGAAGGGCTCAGCTCTCATGATCGCGCCATTTTGTTCAGTATGGGAATTGACCCTAAGGATGAGAAGCAGTATCCCATTATGAAGGCAAATGTTGTAGAGACCAGGCAGCGGCAGATTGATCGAGTCAATCTGTTTCAGGGGCCCCCGACAAAAACAATGCAAGCTCGAAACACTTATTTGCAAAAAATGGAACTGGACACCTTCAACTCCATTATTTATGGAGAGGAGCCACTCACCATTTTTGATGAGTTCGTGAAAAAATGGATGGATTCAGGCGGAAGAAAAATCACGGAAGAAGTGAATGAATGGTACCAATCGGCGCAGACTCGGCCTTAAAGCAGGATGGTTAAACGTTCCGAAAGGTAATCGACAAGGGGAGGTTTCATCGATGAACATTACTCATATGAAAACAAATCACATCACTAATCCGCTCGGTTTTGCGGTAACCAAGCCAACCTTTTCTTATACCGTTACGGATACGACAGCGACAACGCAGATCGCCGCACAGGTAGAAATTGCACTGGATGAATCTTTTACAGAACTTGTATTTGATAGTGGAATAACAGAGGATATTGATTCGCTCGCGTATTCTCCGGATCTGGAACTGGCTGCACGGACGCGTTACTTCTGGAGAGTTCGATTATGGAATGAGCTTGGGGAAAAGGCGACCAGTGAAACGGCCTGGTTTGAAACGGCGAAGCAGGATGAACCATGGACAGCAAAGTGGATTACACCTGAACTGGAACCGACGATTCATCCAGTCCTTCAGAAAACGTTCGAAGTCAAAGGTCCCATCGCCAAAGCACGGGCGTACATCTGTGGTTTGGGAGTATACGAATTGGAACTAAACGGAGTCAAGGCTGGGGATGAGTACTTGGCCCCTCATTATAATGCCTATCACAAATGGCTTCAGTATCAAACCTACGATATTACCGACCTGCTGCAAGAAGGGTCCAACGCGATAGATGTCCGTTTGGGGAATGGCTGGTATAAGGGACGGTTTGGTTTTGAAGGAGATACCACTGCCAATTTGTATGGTGATCATTTTGCATTGCTGTCCGAGCTGGTGATTACGTATACGGATGGAACAGAAGTTGTTGTCCCTTCAGATCTGTCCTGGCATGCCACCCGCTCGAATGTGGTGGATGGTAACATCTATGATGGAGAAATCTATGATGCCACGCTGGACGTGACTGAGATTTATCCAGTTCGGGAAAGTGAAATGGGGTATGAGCTTTTACAAGCAAGAAAAAGTCTTCCGGTCGTGATCAAGGAAACCTTGAAGCCGATCGAAATTTTGACCACGCCTGCGGGAGAAACGGTCATTGATATGGGCCAGAATATGGTAGGCTGGCTGCAATTCCGTACTACGGCACCAAGCGGAACGGTCATCCATTTGCAATATGGCGAAGTGTTGCAGAAAGGCAATTTCTACCGGGAGAACCTTCGCTCGGCTAAGGCGGAGTACATCTATACAGCAAACGGTGAAGAAGCTATTGTGCGTCCGTATTTCACATTTTACGGTTTCCGATATGTTAAGGTTGAAGGCTGGGCAGGCGAACTGGATCTGAATGACTTCACAGGCTGTGTGGTTTACTCGGATATGGAACGTACCGGGTATTTAGAAACCAGTCATGCTGGCGTGAATCGTTTGTTCGAAAATGCACTCTGGGGGCAAAAGGGAAACTTCCTAGATACCCCTACCGATTGTCCACAGCGCGATGAGCGCATGGGCTGGACAGGGGATGCACAGGTATTCTCCGGTACAGCAAATTACAATATGGATACGTATGCCTTTTTTAACAAGTATGGATATGATCTGTGGATGGAACAAGAGGATCGGAACGGTATGGTTCCGATGGTCATTCCGGTTGGACGTGTGCAGGGCGGAGGGTCCAGCGCCTGGGGAGATGCGGCAACCATTATTCCGTGGAACACGTATCTGCATTCCGGGGACCCATCCATTCTGGAGCAGCAGTTTGACAGCATGAAGACATGGGTAGATTACATCAAGCGTTTGGATGACGAATCCGGTAGTACACGTTTATGGGCGATAGGTTTTCACTTTGGTGACTGGCTTGCGCTAGATGGGGATGATCCGAACTCTCCAATGGGGGGAACAGATAATTACTTTATTGCCTCAGCCTACTATGCCTATTCTTCAGATATCGTAGCCAAGGCTGCCAAAGTACTTGGACATCACGATCTTGCCGCATCCTATGACCAGTTGGCGCAAGAGGTTAGAGCTGCAATTCTGAAGGAATACTTTACTGCGAATGGACGTCTGGCAGTAGATACACAGACCGCATACGCTATAGCGTTGTATATGGATCTCGTTCCTGAGCAACATAAAGCACGGATTGCAGAAGCTATTCGCTTGCGTGTACGCAAGGATCAGAACCACTTGAGAACTGGCTTTGTAGGTACGCCGTATTTGAACCGGGTTCTATCAGCATATGGAAGCAATGATATCGCCTATACGCTTCTGCTCAATGATGATTACCCAAGCTGGCTGTATGCGGTCAATATGGGAGCAACAACAATCTGGGAGCGTTGGAACTCCATTTTGCCAGATGGTACAATCAGTGAAAATGGTATGAACTCGCTTAATCACTATGCCTATGGTGCCGTTGTTGAATGGATGTATCGTCATATGGCGGGGATCAATCCAGTAGAGGATCGACCTGGCTTCCGCCATGCACTGCTGGCACCGATGCCTGATTTCAGAATCCAGTGGACTAAAGGTCGCATTGACACCGCTGCAGGAACTTATTGCAGTGAATGGAGGTTTGATGAAGCAGGTAAGCTGTATTTAAGCTTCTCTGTTCCATTTAATGCAACAGCAACGATCAAGCTGCCACGCGCCGTGGTTGATCAGGTGATGATGAACGGAATTACACTTTCGGATACAGGCCTGATTGTCGTTCAGGTTGAAGATGAAGTGATCATCGAAGTGGTGAGTGGCACGTATGATTTTATTTATGTACCATCCGTGCCATACAAACAAACGTTAAGCACCCGTACACCTCTGAATGTACTGCTTCGTAACGAGCATAGCCGGAGTATGCTGCACGAGCTTTCACCGGTGCTGGCTTCGCTGGACCCGGGGACAATTGGCCCGATGGGGGAAGCAAGCTTGCGTGATCTATCCACCTATCCTTCGTTCAGTACGCCAGAGGAAGAACTTGACCAGCTCGATCTCAAGCTGGAG
Proteins encoded in this region:
- a CDS encoding alpha-L-rhamnosidase; amino-acid sequence: MNITHMKTNHITNPLGFAVTKPTFSYTVTDTTATTQIAAQVEIALDESFTELVFDSGITEDIDSLAYSPDLELAARTRYFWRVRLWNELGEKATSETAWFETAKQDEPWTAKWITPELEPTIHPVLQKTFEVKGPIAKARAYICGLGVYELELNGVKAGDEYLAPHYNAYHKWLQYQTYDITDLLQEGSNAIDVRLGNGWYKGRFGFEGDTTANLYGDHFALLSELVITYTDGTEVVVPSDLSWHATRSNVVDGNIYDGEIYDATLDVTEIYPVRESEMGYELLQARKSLPVVIKETLKPIEILTTPAGETVIDMGQNMVGWLQFRTTAPSGTVIHLQYGEVLQKGNFYRENLRSAKAEYIYTANGEEAIVRPYFTFYGFRYVKVEGWAGELDLNDFTGCVVYSDMERTGYLETSHAGVNRLFENALWGQKGNFLDTPTDCPQRDERMGWTGDAQVFSGTANYNMDTYAFFNKYGYDLWMEQEDRNGMVPMVIPVGRVQGGGSSAWGDAATIIPWNTYLHSGDPSILEQQFDSMKTWVDYIKRLDDESGSTRLWAIGFHFGDWLALDGDDPNSPMGGTDNYFIASAYYAYSSDIVAKAAKVLGHHDLAASYDQLAQEVRAAILKEYFTANGRLAVDTQTAYAIALYMDLVPEQHKARIAEAIRLRVRKDQNHLRTGFVGTPYLNRVLSAYGSNDIAYTLLLNDDYPSWLYAVNMGATTIWERWNSILPDGTISENGMNSLNHYAYGAVVEWMYRHMAGINPVEDRPGFRHALLAPMPDFRIQWTKGRIDTAAGTYCSEWRFDEAGKLYLSFSVPFNATATIKLPRAVVDQVMMNGITLSDTGLIVVQVEDEVIIEVVSGTYDFIYVPSVPYKQTLSTRTPLNVLLRNEHSRSMLHELSPVLASLDPGTIGPMGEASLRDLSTYPSFSTPEEELDQLDLKLETIQIV
- a CDS encoding extracellular solute-binding protein, giving the protein MSSKIYLSLSVACLILFTAACSGKAQEPMPVKTGVIVTTVKMNDPTTIYKNGETAADNVHIRWARETLGVDIRTQWSAPVDDYDMKLRLMLSADNTLPDVFSSNVMDTVNGFMISGKLLDAGQAFDRYASSTWKAAMAEVPEAWKPFEIDGKRMAIPIITEQASQSVLWIRKDWLDYLNLKAPSNLDELESVMKAFTYDDPDGDGVQNTYGIDFAIKDQYLASPIGDISWVFGAYGAIPSIWSKNVQGNLVYGSIQPQIKTALAKLQDWKKKGYVSNNIALQDFNQVNKNIFDGKVGMVAGPRWFGDYPLQQLNEKDPKAEFVPYPIPAGMDGTTARFKGNSYSGALMISANISEEALQAFFKYQNYLYEATVTNNPLYLSAYQNGYDYVLNPDGSVDSDSRDIPGGKVITFKYTLMGQYVSYPSRFRAALLKMGKREGLSSHDRAILFSMGIDPKDEKQYPIMKANVVETRQRQIDRVNLFQGPPTKTMQARNTYLQKMELDTFNSIIYGEEPLTIFDEFVKKWMDSGGRKITEEVNEWYQSAQTRP
- a CDS encoding TetR/AcrR family transcriptional regulator → MEPRQRLQQERSDLKTRRRAAIIEAAKIAFLNKGFEQATMQDIADEAVLGVATIFRYFPRKEQLIVAVASDIVQSEVLVFSDIIRGEGTCYDKLGRLFDSLVFFQQVESQRSSKLIEAFECYVAMSKSPLEDIEMYHSNYQQIIMLCAELAELGQKDGSVRNDANVVETINTMINVFGNFSKKTAMLNGIEAFQTKVDEAEQFNILKNIFLDHLKS
- a CDS encoding histidine kinase, translating into MKKKYRTFMNIVAITLIMLVAVLVMYTFSVQSSLDTVQKDIETNNLNRVQFVVNSLDQSINRLNMLSISMETDNSIALLRSIDVMSSFEQVQLIQNVAVRVNLQSLSEGWNNKISVYSVLLNQWIISSELDMKTPSVDSLKSGWNYDAATAKYYKYKVSPQIIIRLEFPRSNLEDIVENSHQSENETLFYKPDEQLITRKEANSITPLIMKELTGHLQPSSGTETVSVNGAQYIVNYVYSHQLGWYLIDFMPLDKALQPIRMTQFWFYSACVMLFMAGVTIIVVLFRKVQIPILALLKGVRLLKHGDFSYRIQRQSGNEFDYLYGQFNDMAGQIEDLIEKVYKEKIVAREAVLKQLQAQINPHFLYNCLFFINNMTRLGNEEAVTAMTQNLAEYFRYTTRLDEPMTCLEKELGIVRNYLEIQSLRMDRLSYLIELPDELRSVPIPKLLIQPLVENSIIHGIEAKWDSGSIHITVERTEHGLCIVVDDDGKGMTEEEINALKARISEPPVDTMGCALWNIAERLRIQDATHSGIQFEQSPLGGMRVRLNWSLANWQNESLR
- a CDS encoding glycoside hydrolase family 3 C-terminal domain-containing protein, with the translated sequence MNRDIKQIVKQLTLNEKATLCSGSSFWTTQAVERLDIPSIMMTDGPHGLRKQAGDADHLGLNGSVPSTCFPSAVGLASSWNRDLVQLVGETIGKEAQAEDVAILLGPGANIKRSPLCGRNFEYFSEDPYLTGELAASHISGVQSQGVGTSLKHFAVNNQEHRRMTTDAVVDERTLREIYLTGFEKAVKQAQPWTVMSSYNRVNGTYASENEYLLNTILKEEWGHEGFVVTDWSAVNEIAASIAAGLGLEMPSSNGEGPRKIVEAVNGGELSEEQLDQAVERLLAVIFKAAENKRPEATFDSEQHHQIAREVAGETMVLLKNEDDILPLSKNSRIAVIGELAQKVRYQGGGSSHIHPTQLDNPYEQMVLLAEADASVTYAEGYKLASDESDPLLMKEAVEAAKAAEVAVLFIGLPDRYESEGYDRSHMDIPANQSALIKAVASEQPNLVVVLSNGSPIVMPWLDDVKGVLEAYLGGQATGGAMADLLFGETNPSGKLAETFPQSVHHNPSALFFPGDGDRVDYREGIYVGYRYYDRKGIEPLFPFGYGLSYTQFEYTGLNLNDTQFKDTDRVTVTVTIRNTGTRYGQEVVQLYVRDQQTVVSRPDKELKGFAKIGLEPDAEGSVSFTLDKRSFAYYNVDLKDWHVESGSYDILIGSSSRSILLQQTVNVESTTTGPVPTFDRNTTLGELLANPKTMAVMSQLQGLVPEGTEEAQSDAISSEMIQATMKYMPLRSLIPFTGGAFTEETLSQLLAGLNAAVRQ